From Oncorhynchus tshawytscha isolate Ot180627B linkage group LG11, Otsh_v2.0, whole genome shotgun sequence, the proteins below share one genomic window:
- the LOC112262228 gene encoding potassium voltage-gated channel subfamily S member 3-like has protein sequence MQYGQILHRCGPDDSFLNLNVGGFKQRVERSILQRFPRTRLGRLLYCVSEEAILELCDDFSPTDREYYFDRNPCFFRNVLNFYHTGKIHLMEELCVFSFSQEIEYWGIKELHLDSCCSNKFQEQRQFAEDKDWDRRSGEQQQQFGSIDSSMEELSTMDKDLEKFEGTWCSEVRKNIWLHLENPGYSCLAKGIAVASLAVVLTSIVAMCVHSMPEYHQVDLNDKEIEDPVLAIFEAVCVICFSVEFLVRLAVAPCARNFMSNALNIIDFVSIVPFYATLAFETVDEENEELENVGKVVQILRLMRIFRILKLARHSVGLRSLGATLRHSYHEVGLLILFLSVGISIFSALIYFVEKESEESDITTIPVGWWWATISMTTVGYGDTCPVTVVGKLVATICIVCGILVVALPITIIFNKFSMYYQRQKAMDANQSNNETDQCNNNDIKIPDPSLTYFNVGNQYTLKMNSFITNISVRSSVGSDEDTDASSIQGGETTCILRGT, from the coding sequence ATGCAGTACGGCCAGATCCTTCACAGGTGTGGCCCGGACGATAGCTTCCTCAACCTGAACGTGGGTGGTTTTAAGCAGCGCGTGGAGCGCAGCATCCTGCAGCGCTTCCCCAGGACCCGCCTGGGACGCCTGCTGTACTGCGTCTCCGAGGAGGCCATCCTGGAGCTCTGCGACGACTTCAGCCCCACCGACAGGGAATACTACTTTGACCGCAACCCGTGCTTCTTCCGCAATGTCCTCAACTTCTACCACACGGGCAAGATCCACCTGATGGAGGAGCTGTGCGTCTTCTCCTTCAGCCAGGAGATTGAGTACTGGGGCATCAAGGAGCTCCACCTGGACTCCTGCTGCAGCAACAAGTTTCAGGAGCAGAGACAGTTTGCAGAGGACAAGGACTGGGACCGGAGGAGcggtgagcagcagcagcagtttgGGAGCATTGATTCGTCCATGGAGGAGCTCTCAACTATGGACAAGGACCTGGAGAAGTTCGAGGGTACCTGGTGCTCGGAGGTCCGCAAGAACATCTGGCTGCATCTGGAGAACCCGGGCTACTCATGTTTGGCCAAGGGGATCGCCGTGGCCTCGCTGGCTGTGGTACTAACCTCCATCGTGGCCATGTGCGTCCACAGCATGCCCGAGTACCACCAGGTAGACCTCAACGACAAGGAGATTGAAGACCCGGTGCTGGCCATTTTCGAGGCTGTGTGCGTCATCTGCTTCTCTGTGGAGTTCCTGGTGCGGCTGGCAGTGGCGCCGTGCGCCCGTAATTTCATGAGCAACGCTCTCAACATCATTGACTTTGTTTCCATCGTTCCCTTCTACGCCACACTGGCCTTTGAGACAGTGGACGAGGAGAACGAGGAACTGGAGAACGTGGGCAAGGTGGTTCAGATCCTGCGACTGATGCGAATCTTCCGCATCCTCAAGCTGGCGCGTCACTCAGTGGGACTACGCTCACTGGGTGCCACGCTAAGGCACAGCTACCACGAGGTGGGCCTCctgattctctttctctctgtgggtATCTCCATTTTCTCTGCGCTCATCTACTTTGTGGAGAAGGAGTCAGAAGAGTCGGACATAACGACCATCCCCGTAGGCTGGTGGTGGGCCACTATTAGCATGACAACAGTGGGCTACGGCGACACCTGCCCGGTGACGGTTGTAGGGAAGCTGGTGGCCACCATATGCATCGTCTGTGGGATACTAGTGGTGGCCCTGCCCATCACCATTATCTTCAACAAATTCTCCATGTACTACCAGAGGCAAAAGGCCATGGATGCCAATCAGAGCAATAACGAGACCGACCAATGCAATAATAACGATATTAAAATCCCCGACCCCAGTCTAACATACTTTAACGTCGGCAACCAGTACACCTTAAAGATGAACTCATTCATCACCAATATCTCTGTCAGGAGCAGCGTTGGTAGTGATGAGGACACGGACGCATCGAGCATCCAGGGTGGAGAGACCACTTGTATCCTGAGGGGCACTTGA